A part of Cryptococcus decagattii chromosome 2, complete sequence genomic DNA contains:
- a CDS encoding RNA exonuclease 4: MDNKKASGQTAASSNWLQLQSTLSTITKGKTLSDPKASKSQYSQNSPSRPGSSSRIKRKSMHSQGIGQYIGRVEVASTANMTVSERLPSPSISQLRKGEVSSTEPCILLEASSDSPLLHELRHMVLGNHVLSENQREPGQYLAIDCEMVGVGPNGMENTLARVSIVNYHGAVILDTFVQPREPVTDYRTWISGVKQSDLLGAPQFDEVHRQVADLLHDKILVGHAIDNDLKVLMLTHPGPLTRDTQKHKPLQEIAKNKRPGLKKLSELLLGVQIQIGAHSSIVDARVTMALYRLHKKEWERSVWRQTEAYRSTSSINKPEDVLGKRGYDEKEVENGEGAGRESKGKNKKKRGIGGSCQQFPGGGRKGISSGLDVIVRRNGKRVDENGRGDGSSHRKAGGGGMSTFTGGESWWELPAA, encoded by the exons ATGGACAAT AAGAAAGCTTCAGGACAAACCGCCGCAAGCTCTAACTGGCTTCAGCTGCAAAGT ACCTTGTCCACCATTACCAAGGGCAAAACTTTGTCTGATCCCAAAGCCTCCAAATCGCAGTACTCTCAAAATTCACCGAGCAGACCAGGCAGTTCCTCCAGGATAAAACGCAAGAGTATGCATTCTCAGGGGATCGGACAATACATAGGACGAGTCGAGGTTGCTTCCACGGCCAATATGACTGTATC CGAACGACTGCCATCACCTTCTATAAGCCAGTTGAGGAAAGGGGAAGTCAGCTCCACCGAACCGTGTATCCTTTTAGAGGCGTCTTCGGATTCTCCTTTACTGCATGAGTTGAGACATATGGTTTTGGGCAATCATGTTTTGTCTGAAAATCAAAGGGA GCCCGGACAATA CCTCGCCATCGATTGTGAAATGGTTGGTGTCGGACCAAATGGCATGGAAAACACCCTCGCCCGAGTCTCCATTGTCAATTACCACGGCGCAGTCATTCTGGATACATTTGTGCAACCCCGTGAACCCGTTACCGATTACCGTACATGGATCTCTGGAGTCAAGCAGTCCGATTTGTTGGGAGCGCCCCAGTTTGACGAGGTACATAGGCAGGTCGCAGATCTACTGCATGATAAGATCTTAGTTGGGCATGCTATAGATAATGACCTGAAG GTCTTAATGTTAACTCATCCTGGGCCCCTCACTAGAGATACCCAAAAACATAAGCCTCTGCAAGAAATTGCCAAAAATAAGAGACCAGGCTTGAAAAAACTGTCAGAATTATTACTAGGGGTCCAGATACAGATAGGAGCTCATAGTTCT ATCGTTGATGCACGAGTGACCATGGCCCTATACCGACTTCATAAAAAGGAATGGGAACGGTCTGTCTGGCGTCAAACAGAGGCATATCGGAGTACTTCTTCTATCAACAAACCTGAGGATGTCCTTGGCAAGCGTGGGTATGACGAAAAAGAAGTTGAGAATGGAGAAGGCGCTGGAAGGGAAAGCAAGggaaagaacaagaagaagaggggtATTGGCGGTAGTTGCCAACAGTTCCCTGGCGGTGGGAGGAAAGGGATCAGTAGTGGTTTAGATGTTATTGTGAGGAGGAATGGAAAAAGGGTGGATGAGAATGGGAGAGGGGATGGAAGCAGTCACAGGAAGGCCGGCGGGGGGGGAATGTCGACTTTTACTGGAGGTGAGAGCTGGTGGGAGCTGCCAGCGGCATGA